The Tubulanus polymorphus chromosome 1, tnTubPoly1.2, whole genome shotgun sequence genome contains a region encoding:
- the LOC141899729 gene encoding DENN domain-containing protein 5B-like isoform X9 — protein sequence MSSSSSGATRFADYFVTVGLDVESGLEPDTLSGDNLHCPPLERPYKCKVLSHFPENVPWNPFDKDAVGMLCLPKGVSFRTQKDKRIAKFHPFIITREDGSRTYGASYIFCEEVTNRQICMAMQTLHAMHMAELSNDQSQTLYSHLGPVYNRSPMRARREMSVDKMYDINKDTLYVTKCICVITQLPFVNACREFLSQLHSAITRRDPPTLPLESYVFNVLYEVPLPPPGRSMRFSGYDRPIFCQRPGLTELPLFDFSLRELFMLLGIENILMIFTSMLLEHQILLYSSDYYQLMLVAEGICCLMFPFQWQHVYVPILPASLIHFLDAPVPFVMGLQHNGKDRSKLQLPSEANMCFVDIGSKYVEVPEDLPMLPNMQELRTEIKEIFVRYTVPLGDDINLNGNEPETRYRRSSSISSATGRYSRTYSPSSSLDRVSRRRPSAPTRQEILQQSEAYARVAAIARKTGVYTSFREMDADVANNVGSRDVDNLQHAANSHHSHSLKREKNRNNNNMERNYLAEMKFNNALREIFLNHFVYLLSSYENFVIQPPSQDMESWLSNRESVLNFDKAAFLSDQPDAYLPFLCPFLETQMFVTFIDNKVMSQWEEPETALRLFTIRCKAIKDRYGDLRAPTYSRCTTVKDSEMLLERRAAVIDHLAIEPHVLDDKPRPAYQRNIFPLLNYQVLKKEPTNSRTKRRDSASWRRKDRMYQHTQHLQLNSDQREFELAGKHLRLWLKYIQEARNKTVRQPKLSDMAPSAMSQTNWKFVETLLKECKAKTKRMVVEKMGQEAVELGHEEVTVTGVEENTLIASLCDLLERIWSHGLQTKQGKSALWSHMLSYQTVDECKDTSKPIDPNFLTPDISAMALEVDFPQQDRVKHLKHHRRTHSRSPEPPMLQPLSKGLLVDMKHVQKMTEVKTDVGYARAFIRLALEKKQLSKHLKELLSDHELLRTLYKRYAFLRCEDEREQFLYHLLALNAVDYYAFTNTFIKTVSMFRVIIYPGKKFSVSTTTANCWISLSGQLGQTCNIHIPKGVLEFTFDHKNIGVLTTLRIGHDNTGMSPRWMIEYILVRNELTGHTYRFPCGRWLGKSVDDGSIERLLVAEQLPNVDYEESATWTGSLRTPRSPKRRSPSTSRRGSEQGLTVPQIQEVLGDAVNSIVKHFYKPEKERSSLTILLCGENGLVPSLEKMFNYGFRSSRLFRHKFYIWDYFEKLVQYYENILADELMSKEIDASHREAYATFIRVVTKINEQAESDGKDGKYQILVCIAIRDHILSHWLLAMTDTPVTQTMYEETAFMRDKKLLTFVVHILDSLKEFEIVLETSLIKGINL from the exons ATGAGTTCGAGTAGCTCTGGAGCCACCCGTTTTGCCGATTATTTCGTCACAGTCGGATTAGACGTGGAATCTGGCTTAGAACCGGACACACTTTCTG GTGACAATTTACATTGTCCTCCGCTGGAAAGGCCGTATAAATGTAAAGTGCTTTCACATTTCCCTGAGAATGTACCTTGGAATCCATTCGATAAAGATGCAGTTGGAATG tTATGTTTACCGAAAGGCGTTTCATTTCGAACGCAGAAAGATAAACGAATCGCGAAATTTCACCCGTTTATCATCACACGCGAGGACGGATCGAGGACGTACGGCGCCTCCTATATCTTCTGCGAAGAGGTGACCAATCGTCAAATATGCATGGCCATGCAGACGCTGCACGCTATGCACATGGCCGAACTGAGCAACGACCAGTCACAAACGCTGTATTCTCACCTCGGACCGGTTTATAATCGCAGTCCGATGCGCGCTCGTCGAGAAATGAGCGTCGATAAAATGTACGATATAAACAAAGACACGTTGTACGTAACGAAGTGTATTTGCGTTATAACGCAGCTACCTTTCGTGAACGCGTGTAGAGAATTTTTATCGCAGCTCCACAGCGCGATAACGCGACGCGATCCGCCGACTTTACCGTTGGAAAGCTatgtttttaatgttttatacGAAGTTCCATTGCCGCCACCCGGTCGTAGTATGAGATTCTCCGGATATGACCGACCTATATTCTGCCAGCGACCTG gaCTGACAGAACTGCCACTGTTTGATTTCTCGCTGCGAGAACTCTTCATGTTGCTGGGAATCGAAAACATATTAATGATTTTCACTAGTATGCTGTTAGAGCATCAAATCCTGCTTTACTCATCAG ATTATTATCAGTTGATGTTGGTTGCTGAAGGAATTTGTTGTCTGATGTTCCCATTCCAATGGCAGCATGTCTATGTACCCATCCTTCCAGCATCTCTAATCCACTTTCTCGATGCTCCTGTGCCATTTGTGATGGGTTTACAACACAATGGAAAAGACCGATCGAAGTTGCAGCTTCCTAGCGAG GCGAATATGTGCTTCGTTGACATCGGTTCGAAATATGTAGAAGTGCCCGAAGATTTGCCTATGCTCCCAAATATGCAGGAATTACGTACcgaaatcaaagaaatcttTGTGCGATATACCGTACCACTCGGGGACGATATAAACTTGAACGGCAATGAACCGGAGACTAGGTATCGACGTAGCAGCAGCATCAGTAGCGCGACCGGTCGTTATAGTCGAACTTACAGTCCGTCGAGTAGCCTCGACAGAGTGTCGCGTAGACGACCGAGCGCTCCGACCCGGCAGGAAATATTACAACAGAGCGAGGCGTACGCCCGTGTCGCGGCGATCGCTCGCAAAACGGGAGTTTATACGTCATTCAGGGAAATGGACGCGGACGTAGCGAACAACGTCGGCTCGCGAGACGTCGACAATTTACAACACGCAGCAAATTCGCATCATTCTCATTCGCTGAAACGCGAGAAAAATCGTAACAATAACAACATGGAACGCAATTATTTAgcggaaatgaaattcaacaatgctCTACGCGAGATATTCTTGAATCATTTCGTGTACTTGCTATCGTCGTACGAAAACTTTGTGATTCAACCGCCTAGTCAAGATATGGAGTCGTGGCTCTCTAATCGCGAATCGGTGCTGAACTTTGATAAGGCAGCATTTCTCAGTGATCAGCCGGATGCATATTTACCGTTTTTGTGTCCATTTTTGGAAACGCAGATGTTCGTAACTTTCATCGACAATAAAGTGATGTCGCAGTGGGAGGAGCCGGAAACCGCACTGCGATTGTTTACGATACGTTGCAAAGCGATCAAAGATCGTTACGGTGACCTCAGAGCTCCTACGTACAGTCGCTGTACTACAGTCAAAGACTCGG AAATGTTGTTAGAACGACGAGCAGCTGTGATAGACCATTTAGCCATAGAACCACATGTATTAGATGACAAGCCACGTCCGGCTTATCAACGTAATATTTTCCCTTTGCTCAATTACCAGGTGCTAAAAAAGGAGCCAACAAATTCAAG AACAAAACGGCGAGATAGTGCTAGCTGGCGGAGGAAAGATCGAATGTATCAACACACACAGCATTTACAACTGAATTCTGATCAGAGAGAG ttCGAATTAGCTGGGAAACATTTACGATTATGGCTA AAATATATACAAGAAGCTCGTAACAAAACTGTGCGTCAGCCAAAGCTGTCCGATATGGCGCCTTCGGCCATGTCTCAAACAAACTGGAAATTTGTAGAGACTTTATTAAAGGAATGCAAGGCAAAG ACGAAACGAATGGTTGTTGAAAAGATGGGCCAAGAAGCAGTTGAATTGGGTCATGAGGAAGTCACGGTTACTGGCGTTGAAGAGAACACGCTTATAGCTAGTCTTTGCGATCTCCTTGAAAGAATTTGGAGTCATGGTTTACAAACAAAACAG GGAAAATCTGCTCTTTGGTCTCATATGCTTAGCTATCAAACAGTTGATGAATGCAAGGATACCAGCAAACCAATAGATCCAAACTTTCTTACTCCAG ATATATCAGCAATGGCTTTAGAAGTTGATTTTCCGCAACAAGATCGAGtgaaacatttaaaacatCATAGAAGAACACACAGTCGAAGTCCTGAGCCTCCCATGTTACAACCATTGTCTAAAGGGTTGCTAGTTGACATGAA ACACGTCCAAAAAATGACCGAAGTGAAGACAGATGTCGGCTACGCACGTGCATTTATTAGACTAGCTTTGGAAAAGAAACAGTTATCGAAACATCTCAAGGAATTACTATCCGACCATGAATTACTTCGAACGTTATACAAACGTTATGCATTTTTACGCTGCGAAGACGAACGCGAACAATTTCTATATCACCTGCTCGCACTGAACGCTGTTGATTACTACGCATTTACGAACACATTTATCAAAACCG TGAGTATGTTCCGTGTAATTATCTACCCCGGCAAGAAGTTCAGCGTTTCCACAACGACCGCAAATTGTTGGATCAGTTTGTCGGGACAACTCGGTCAAACTTGCAACATTCATATTCCCAAAGGTGTTTTAGAGTTTACATTCGAT CACAAGAACATAGGAGTGCTTACAACGTTGAGAATCGGTCATGACAATACAGGAATGTCACCTCGGTGGATGATTGAATATATTCTAGTCAGAAATGAGTTAACAGGCCACACGTATAG atttccATGTGGACGTTGGCTCGGTAAAAGTGTCGATGATGGAAGTATTGAAAGGTTGCTGGTCGCCGAACAACTGCCTAATGTTGACTACGAAGAGTCTGCAACGTGGACCGGATCGTTGCGTACGCCTCGGTCTCCAAAACGTCGATCTCCGAGTACTTCTCGTAGAGGAAGTGAACAAG GGTTAACAGTTCCTCAGATACAAGAGGTACTTGGAGATGCTGTCAATAGTATAGTGAAACATTTCTATAAGCCTGAAAAGGAG CGAAGTAGCTTGACGATATTGCTGTGTGGTGAAAATGGACTCGTTCCAAGTCTTGAGAAAATGTTTAACTACGGTTTCCGATCATCTCGTCTCTTTAGACATAAATTTTATATCTGGGATTACTTCG AGAAACTTGTGCAGTATTATGAAAACATTTTGGCCGATGAATTAATGAGTAAAGAAATTGACGCCTCGCATAGAGAAGCTTATGCTACTTTCATTCGTGTTGTGACTAAAATTAATGAGCAAGCCGAAAGTGAtggcaaagatggaaaatatcagATTCTTGTATGCATAGCAATCAG GGATCATATCTTGAGTCACTGGCTCTTAGCAATGACGGACACACCAG
- the LOC141899729 gene encoding DENN domain-containing protein 5B-like isoform X7: MSSSSSGATRFADYFVTVGLDVESGLEPDTLSGDNLHCPPLERPYKCKVLSHFPENVPWNPFDKDAVGMLCLPKGVSFRTQKDKRIAKFHPFIITREDGSRTYGASYIFCEEVTNRQICMAMQTLHAMHMAELSNDQSQTLYSHLGPVYNRSPMRARREMSVDKMYDINKDTLYVTKCICVITQLPFVNACREFLSQLHSAITRRDPPTLPLESYVFNVLYEVPLPPPGRSMRFSGYDRPIFCQRPGLTELPLFDFSLRELFMLLGIENILMIFTSMLLEHQILLYSSDYYQLMLVAEGICCLMFPFQWQHVYVPILPASLIHFLDAPVPFVMGLQHNGKDRSKLQLPSEANMCFVDIGSKYVEVPEDLPMLPNMQELRTEIKEIFVRYTVPLGDDINLNGNEPETRYRRSSSISSATGRYSRTYSPSSSLDRVSRRRPSAPTRQEILQQSEAYARVAAIARKTGVYTSFREMDADVANNVGSRDVDNLQHAANSHHSHSLKREKNRNNNNMERNYLAEMKFNNALREIFLNHFVYLLSSYENFVIQPPSQDMESWLSNRESVLNFDKAAFLSDQPDAYLPFLCPFLETQMFVTFIDNKVMSQWEEPETALRLFTIRCKAIKDRYGDLRAPTYSRCTTVKDSEMLLERRAAVIDHLAIEPHVLDDKPRPAYQRNIFPLLNYQVLKKEPTNSRTKRRDSASWRRKDRMYQHTQHLQLNSDQREFELAGKHLRLWLKYIQEARNKTVRQPKLSDMAPSAMSQTNWKFVETLLKECKAKTKRMVVEKMGQEAVELGHEEVTVTGVEENTLIASLCDLLERIWSHGLQTKQGKSALWSHMLSYQTVDECKDTSKPIDPNFLTPDISAMALEVDFPQQDRVKHLKHHRRTHSRSPEPPMLQPLSKGLLVDMKHVQKMTEVKTDVGYARAFIRLALEKKQLSKHLKELLSDHELLRTLYKRYAFLRCEDEREQFLYHLLALNAVDYYAFTNTFIKTVSMFRVIIYPGKKFSVSTTTANCWISLSGQLGQTCNIHIPKGVLEFTFDHKNIGVLTTLRIGHDNTGMSPRWMIEYILVRNELTGHTYRFPCGRWLGKSVDDGSIERLLVAEQLPNVDYEESATWTGSLRTPRSPKRRSPSTSRRGSEQAVAALAQQLVEYLSGGGNNNETGPTSFISPSSRKASVQGLTVPQIQEVLGDAVNSIVKHFYKPEKERSSLTILLCGENGLVPSLEKMFNYGFRSSRLFRHKFYIWDYFEKLVQYYENILADELMSKEIDASHREAYATFIRVVTKINEQAESDGKDGKYQILVCIAIRDHILSHWLLAMTDTPVTQTMYEETAFMRDKKLLTFVVHILDSLKEFEIVLETSLIKGINL, encoded by the exons ATGAGTTCGAGTAGCTCTGGAGCCACCCGTTTTGCCGATTATTTCGTCACAGTCGGATTAGACGTGGAATCTGGCTTAGAACCGGACACACTTTCTG GTGACAATTTACATTGTCCTCCGCTGGAAAGGCCGTATAAATGTAAAGTGCTTTCACATTTCCCTGAGAATGTACCTTGGAATCCATTCGATAAAGATGCAGTTGGAATG tTATGTTTACCGAAAGGCGTTTCATTTCGAACGCAGAAAGATAAACGAATCGCGAAATTTCACCCGTTTATCATCACACGCGAGGACGGATCGAGGACGTACGGCGCCTCCTATATCTTCTGCGAAGAGGTGACCAATCGTCAAATATGCATGGCCATGCAGACGCTGCACGCTATGCACATGGCCGAACTGAGCAACGACCAGTCACAAACGCTGTATTCTCACCTCGGACCGGTTTATAATCGCAGTCCGATGCGCGCTCGTCGAGAAATGAGCGTCGATAAAATGTACGATATAAACAAAGACACGTTGTACGTAACGAAGTGTATTTGCGTTATAACGCAGCTACCTTTCGTGAACGCGTGTAGAGAATTTTTATCGCAGCTCCACAGCGCGATAACGCGACGCGATCCGCCGACTTTACCGTTGGAAAGCTatgtttttaatgttttatacGAAGTTCCATTGCCGCCACCCGGTCGTAGTATGAGATTCTCCGGATATGACCGACCTATATTCTGCCAGCGACCTG gaCTGACAGAACTGCCACTGTTTGATTTCTCGCTGCGAGAACTCTTCATGTTGCTGGGAATCGAAAACATATTAATGATTTTCACTAGTATGCTGTTAGAGCATCAAATCCTGCTTTACTCATCAG ATTATTATCAGTTGATGTTGGTTGCTGAAGGAATTTGTTGTCTGATGTTCCCATTCCAATGGCAGCATGTCTATGTACCCATCCTTCCAGCATCTCTAATCCACTTTCTCGATGCTCCTGTGCCATTTGTGATGGGTTTACAACACAATGGAAAAGACCGATCGAAGTTGCAGCTTCCTAGCGAG GCGAATATGTGCTTCGTTGACATCGGTTCGAAATATGTAGAAGTGCCCGAAGATTTGCCTATGCTCCCAAATATGCAGGAATTACGTACcgaaatcaaagaaatcttTGTGCGATATACCGTACCACTCGGGGACGATATAAACTTGAACGGCAATGAACCGGAGACTAGGTATCGACGTAGCAGCAGCATCAGTAGCGCGACCGGTCGTTATAGTCGAACTTACAGTCCGTCGAGTAGCCTCGACAGAGTGTCGCGTAGACGACCGAGCGCTCCGACCCGGCAGGAAATATTACAACAGAGCGAGGCGTACGCCCGTGTCGCGGCGATCGCTCGCAAAACGGGAGTTTATACGTCATTCAGGGAAATGGACGCGGACGTAGCGAACAACGTCGGCTCGCGAGACGTCGACAATTTACAACACGCAGCAAATTCGCATCATTCTCATTCGCTGAAACGCGAGAAAAATCGTAACAATAACAACATGGAACGCAATTATTTAgcggaaatgaaattcaacaatgctCTACGCGAGATATTCTTGAATCATTTCGTGTACTTGCTATCGTCGTACGAAAACTTTGTGATTCAACCGCCTAGTCAAGATATGGAGTCGTGGCTCTCTAATCGCGAATCGGTGCTGAACTTTGATAAGGCAGCATTTCTCAGTGATCAGCCGGATGCATATTTACCGTTTTTGTGTCCATTTTTGGAAACGCAGATGTTCGTAACTTTCATCGACAATAAAGTGATGTCGCAGTGGGAGGAGCCGGAAACCGCACTGCGATTGTTTACGATACGTTGCAAAGCGATCAAAGATCGTTACGGTGACCTCAGAGCTCCTACGTACAGTCGCTGTACTACAGTCAAAGACTCGG AAATGTTGTTAGAACGACGAGCAGCTGTGATAGACCATTTAGCCATAGAACCACATGTATTAGATGACAAGCCACGTCCGGCTTATCAACGTAATATTTTCCCTTTGCTCAATTACCAGGTGCTAAAAAAGGAGCCAACAAATTCAAG AACAAAACGGCGAGATAGTGCTAGCTGGCGGAGGAAAGATCGAATGTATCAACACACACAGCATTTACAACTGAATTCTGATCAGAGAGAG ttCGAATTAGCTGGGAAACATTTACGATTATGGCTA AAATATATACAAGAAGCTCGTAACAAAACTGTGCGTCAGCCAAAGCTGTCCGATATGGCGCCTTCGGCCATGTCTCAAACAAACTGGAAATTTGTAGAGACTTTATTAAAGGAATGCAAGGCAAAG ACGAAACGAATGGTTGTTGAAAAGATGGGCCAAGAAGCAGTTGAATTGGGTCATGAGGAAGTCACGGTTACTGGCGTTGAAGAGAACACGCTTATAGCTAGTCTTTGCGATCTCCTTGAAAGAATTTGGAGTCATGGTTTACAAACAAAACAG GGAAAATCTGCTCTTTGGTCTCATATGCTTAGCTATCAAACAGTTGATGAATGCAAGGATACCAGCAAACCAATAGATCCAAACTTTCTTACTCCAG ATATATCAGCAATGGCTTTAGAAGTTGATTTTCCGCAACAAGATCGAGtgaaacatttaaaacatCATAGAAGAACACACAGTCGAAGTCCTGAGCCTCCCATGTTACAACCATTGTCTAAAGGGTTGCTAGTTGACATGAA ACACGTCCAAAAAATGACCGAAGTGAAGACAGATGTCGGCTACGCACGTGCATTTATTAGACTAGCTTTGGAAAAGAAACAGTTATCGAAACATCTCAAGGAATTACTATCCGACCATGAATTACTTCGAACGTTATACAAACGTTATGCATTTTTACGCTGCGAAGACGAACGCGAACAATTTCTATATCACCTGCTCGCACTGAACGCTGTTGATTACTACGCATTTACGAACACATTTATCAAAACCG TGAGTATGTTCCGTGTAATTATCTACCCCGGCAAGAAGTTCAGCGTTTCCACAACGACCGCAAATTGTTGGATCAGTTTGTCGGGACAACTCGGTCAAACTTGCAACATTCATATTCCCAAAGGTGTTTTAGAGTTTACATTCGAT CACAAGAACATAGGAGTGCTTACAACGTTGAGAATCGGTCATGACAATACAGGAATGTCACCTCGGTGGATGATTGAATATATTCTAGTCAGAAATGAGTTAACAGGCCACACGTATAG atttccATGTGGACGTTGGCTCGGTAAAAGTGTCGATGATGGAAGTATTGAAAGGTTGCTGGTCGCCGAACAACTGCCTAATGTTGACTACGAAGAGTCTGCAACGTGGACCGGATCGTTGCGTACGCCTCGGTCTCCAAAACGTCGATCTCCGAGTACTTCTCGTAGAGGAAGTGAACAAG CAGTCGCTGCTCTAGCACAGCAGCTAGTAGAATATTTATCTGGAGGaggtaataataatgaaacgGGACCCACTTCCTTCATAAGTCCATCCAGTAGAAAAGCCTCAGTTCAAG GGTTAACAGTTCCTCAGATACAAGAGGTACTTGGAGATGCTGTCAATAGTATAGTGAAACATTTCTATAAGCCTGAAAAGGAG CGAAGTAGCTTGACGATATTGCTGTGTGGTGAAAATGGACTCGTTCCAAGTCTTGAGAAAATGTTTAACTACGGTTTCCGATCATCTCGTCTCTTTAGACATAAATTTTATATCTGGGATTACTTCG AGAAACTTGTGCAGTATTATGAAAACATTTTGGCCGATGAATTAATGAGTAAAGAAATTGACGCCTCGCATAGAGAAGCTTATGCTACTTTCATTCGTGTTGTGACTAAAATTAATGAGCAAGCCGAAAGTGAtggcaaagatggaaaatatcagATTCTTGTATGCATAGCAATCAG GGATCATATCTTGAGTCACTGGCTCTTAGCAATGACGGACACACCAG